The following proteins are co-located in the Candidatus Zixiibacteriota bacterium genome:
- the ndhC gene encoding NADH-quinone oxidoreductase subunit A: MLESYLALALVIVIVTGFGVAIILVSKFIGRRPPLREKLLPYECGNIPQEDARGRFPIKFYLVGILFIIFDIEIAFLFPWAVIFRELRIFGLIEMGIFLAILLIGYLYIVKKGGLKWE; the protein is encoded by the coding sequence ATGCTTGAATCTTATCTCGCGTTAGCGCTTGTAATAGTCATAGTCACAGGATTTGGCGTAGCCATTATCCTCGTATCGAAGTTTATTGGCCGAAGACCACCTTTGCGGGAGAAGCTTCTACCTTACGAATGCGGCAACATACCGCAGGAGGATGCCAGGGGAAGGTTTCCGATTAAATTCTATCTAGTAGGGATACTTTTCATAATCTTCGATATAGAAATAGCTTTCCTGTTTCCCTGGGCTGTCATATTCAGGGAGCTGAGGATTTTCGGGTTAATCGAGATGGGAATTTTTCTGGCAATCCTTTTAATAGGGTATCTATATATTGTCAAGAAGGGGGGACTGAAATGGGAGTAA